From Actinosynnema mirum DSM 43827, a single genomic window includes:
- a CDS encoding DNA-3-methyladenine glycosylase I gives MVQRCAWGDSSPDYAEYHDTEWGVELHGGTELFERMCLESFQSGLSWITILRKRENFRTAFDGFDPKLVAAYDGDDVTRLMGDAGIVRNRAKIVAAIGNAAAVLALDEPLDGLLWSFAPAGPRTRPATAADVPAITPESTAMAKALKRKGFVFLGPTTCYALMQATGMVDDHVETCFRAHQADRDPAGQKPG, from the coding sequence GTGGTCCAGCGCTGCGCGTGGGGCGACTCCAGCCCCGACTACGCCGAGTACCACGACACCGAGTGGGGCGTCGAGCTGCACGGCGGGACCGAGCTGTTCGAGCGGATGTGCCTGGAGTCGTTCCAGTCCGGGCTGTCCTGGATCACGATCCTGCGCAAGCGGGAGAACTTCCGGACCGCGTTCGACGGGTTCGACCCGAAGCTCGTCGCCGCCTACGACGGGGACGACGTCACCCGGCTGATGGGTGACGCGGGCATCGTCCGCAACCGGGCCAAGATCGTCGCGGCGATCGGCAACGCGGCGGCGGTGCTCGCGCTGGACGAGCCGCTCGACGGGCTGCTGTGGTCGTTCGCCCCGGCCGGGCCGAGGACGCGGCCCGCGACGGCGGCCGACGTCCCGGCGATCACGCCCGAGTCGACGGCGATGGCGAAGGCGCTCAAGCGCAAGGGCTTCGTGTTCCTCGGCCCGACCACCTGCTACGCGCTGATGCAGGCCACCGGCATGGTCGACGACCACGTCGAGACCTGCTTCCGCGCGCACCAGGCCGACCGGGACCCGGCCGGCCAAAAGCCCGGCTGA
- a CDS encoding PadR family transcriptional regulator: protein MKSDALRGHLEGLLLATLDGAKLHGYAIIEALQHRSGGALDLPTGTVYPALRRLEAAGLVASEWGTVGGRQRRTYHLTDRGGLALAAERAEWRRFAATIEGVLCAPERTPEAVLG, encoded by the coding sequence ATGAAGTCCGACGCGCTGCGCGGTCACCTGGAAGGTCTCCTGCTGGCCACGCTGGACGGCGCGAAGCTCCACGGCTACGCCATCATCGAGGCCCTCCAGCACCGCAGCGGCGGCGCGCTCGACCTGCCCACCGGCACCGTCTACCCGGCGCTGCGCAGGCTGGAGGCCGCGGGACTGGTCGCCAGCGAGTGGGGCACCGTGGGCGGCAGGCAGCGCCGCACCTACCACCTGACCGACCGGGGCGGGCTGGCGCTGGCCGCCGAGCGCGCGGAGTGGCGGCGGTTCGCGGCCACGATCGAGGGCGTGCTGTGCGCGCCGGAGCGGACGCCCGAGGCCGTCCTCGGCTAG
- a CDS encoding SRPBCC family protein: MTRLELTVPVAAPARVTWAAVTDWERQGEWILATSVRVTSGPGRAVGDEFTAVTGIGRFGVVDPMRITRWEPPSLCAVEHLGRVVRGTGEFRVAPAGESASEFTWVEDVVLPAIARPAVLAGVRYSLTRFARFAERYRVDGEG, from the coding sequence GTGACCCGGCTTGAGCTGACCGTCCCGGTCGCCGCGCCCGCGCGCGTGACCTGGGCGGCGGTCACCGACTGGGAGCGCCAGGGCGAGTGGATCCTGGCCACCTCCGTCCGCGTCACCTCCGGTCCCGGCCGGGCGGTCGGCGACGAGTTCACCGCGGTCACCGGCATCGGCCGGTTCGGCGTCGTGGACCCCATGCGGATCACCCGGTGGGAGCCGCCGTCGCTGTGCGCGGTCGAGCACCTCGGACGGGTGGTGCGGGGGACCGGCGAGTTCCGCGTCGCCCCGGCGGGGGAGTCGGCCTCCGAGTTCACCTGGGTCGAGGACGTGGTGCTGCCCGCGATCGCGCGACCGGCGGTGCTCGCGGGCGTCCGGTACTCGCTCACCCGGTTCGCCAGGTTCGCCGAGCGCTACCGCGTCGACGGGGAGGGGTGA
- a CDS encoding TIGR00730 family Rossman fold protein produces the protein MSENGVDEHPQEKRRGPVVLRRERNTELTTTDQRLLDSRGPSDWVHTDPWRVLRIQAEFVEGFGALAGIPSAVTVFGSARTERAHPEYEVGRQLGGALAEAGFAVITGGGPGAMEAVNRGCSEAGGYSVGLGIELPFEQGLNPWVDLGVNFRYFFVRKTMFIKYSQAFICLPGGFGTLDELFEALTLVQTKKVTKFPVVLFGRSYWQGLYDWVRDSVLGSGKIGDKDLALLHLTDDVEDAVRVVREAHQAWGEAH, from the coding sequence ATGAGCGAGAACGGCGTGGACGAGCACCCGCAGGAGAAGCGGCGCGGCCCCGTGGTGCTGCGCCGCGAGCGCAACACGGAGCTCACCACGACGGACCAGCGCCTGCTCGACTCGCGCGGCCCCAGCGACTGGGTGCACACCGACCCGTGGCGGGTGCTGCGCATCCAGGCCGAGTTCGTGGAGGGCTTCGGCGCGCTCGCGGGCATCCCGAGCGCCGTCACCGTGTTCGGCTCGGCCCGCACCGAGCGCGCCCACCCCGAGTACGAGGTGGGCAGGCAGCTCGGCGGCGCGCTCGCCGAGGCCGGGTTCGCGGTCATCACCGGCGGTGGTCCCGGCGCGATGGAGGCGGTGAACCGGGGCTGCTCCGAGGCGGGCGGCTACTCGGTCGGCCTCGGCATCGAGCTGCCGTTCGAGCAGGGCCTGAACCCGTGGGTCGACCTCGGCGTGAACTTCCGCTACTTCTTCGTCCGCAAGACCATGTTCATCAAGTACTCGCAGGCCTTCATCTGCCTGCCCGGCGGCTTCGGCACCCTGGACGAGCTGTTCGAGGCGCTGACCCTGGTGCAGACCAAGAAGGTCACCAAGTTCCCGGTCGTGCTGTTCGGCCGGTCCTACTGGCAGGGCCTGTACGACTGGGTGCGCGACTCGGTGCTGGGCAGCGGGAAGATCGGCGACAAGGACCTGGCGCTGCTGCACCTGACCGACGACGTCGAGGACGCCGTCCGGGTCGTCAGGGAGGCGCACCAGGCGTGGGGGGAGGCGCACTGA
- the folP gene encoding dihydropteroate synthase, producing the protein MRFGTRDVPTDRALVMAIVNRTRDSFYDRGATFTDTAALAAVDRAVAEGADVVDIGGVRAGARGEHVDAAEEARRVVPFVARVRERHPDLVISVDTWRHEVGRAVCEAGADLINDTWAGADPELAEVAAEFGVGLVCSHTGGLPPRTDPHRVRYADVVASVVEELVARAELVTSLGVPRAGVLIDPTHDFGKNTWHGLELLRRLDELVDTGWPVLMALSNKDFIGETLDADVGDRVDGTLAATALAARSGARVFRAHEVRRTRQVVDVVAAVAGTRPPARALRALA; encoded by the coding sequence ATGCGGTTCGGCACACGCGACGTCCCCACAGACCGCGCGCTGGTCATGGCGATCGTCAATCGGACGCGGGACTCCTTCTACGACCGGGGCGCCACCTTCACCGACACCGCCGCGCTGGCCGCCGTCGACCGGGCGGTCGCCGAGGGCGCGGACGTCGTCGACATCGGCGGGGTGCGCGCGGGCGCCAGGGGCGAGCACGTCGACGCCGCCGAGGAGGCGCGCCGGGTCGTCCCGTTCGTCGCCAGGGTCAGGGAGCGGCACCCCGACCTGGTGATCAGCGTCGACACCTGGCGGCACGAGGTCGGCAGGGCGGTCTGCGAGGCGGGCGCCGACCTGATCAACGACACCTGGGCGGGCGCCGACCCGGAGCTCGCCGAGGTCGCCGCCGAGTTCGGGGTCGGCCTCGTCTGCTCGCACACCGGCGGACTGCCGCCCCGCACCGACCCGCACCGCGTCCGGTACGCCGACGTGGTCGCCTCGGTCGTCGAGGAGCTGGTGGCCAGGGCCGAGCTGGTGACCTCGCTGGGCGTGCCCAGGGCGGGCGTGCTGATCGACCCGACCCACGACTTCGGCAAGAACACCTGGCACGGCCTGGAGCTGCTGCGGCGGCTGGACGAGCTGGTCGACACCGGCTGGCCGGTGCTGATGGCGCTGTCCAACAAGGACTTCATCGGCGAGACCCTGGACGCGGACGTCGGCGACCGGGTCGACGGCACCCTCGCCGCGACCGCGCTGGCCGCGCGCAGCGGCGCGCGGGTGTTCCGCGCCCACGAGGTCCGCCGCACCCGGCAGGTGGTCGACGTGGTCGCGGCCGTCGCGGGCACCAGGCCGCCCGCGCGGGCGCTGCGCGCGCTGGCCTAG
- a CDS encoding enoyl-CoA hydratase-related protein, with translation MSELLVDDADGVRTLALNRPEAFNSLTTSLKEALLAAVREAAADGSVRAVVLTGSGRAFCGGQDLKEHVALLESGDPAPLETVERHYNPLVSAIAAMPKPVVAAVNGIAAGAGASLAFACDLRVVSEKARFVMSFANVGLTADSGASWTLPRLVGAGRAAELLLLGEPVGAEEALRIGLVNRVVPGEELAGSAHALAARLAAGPTVAYAKIKEALAAAWGTLDESLAVEARTQAEAGATEDHREGVAAFVGKREARFTGR, from the coding sequence GTGTCCGAACTCCTCGTCGACGACGCCGACGGCGTTCGCACCCTCGCGCTGAACCGCCCGGAGGCGTTCAACTCGCTGACCACCTCGCTGAAGGAGGCGCTGCTGGCGGCCGTGCGGGAGGCGGCGGCCGACGGGTCGGTGCGGGCCGTGGTGCTGACCGGCTCGGGCCGGGCGTTCTGCGGCGGGCAGGACCTGAAGGAGCACGTCGCCCTGCTGGAGTCCGGCGACCCCGCGCCGCTGGAGACCGTGGAGCGGCACTACAACCCGCTGGTCTCGGCGATCGCGGCGATGCCGAAGCCGGTGGTGGCGGCGGTGAACGGGATCGCGGCCGGGGCGGGGGCGTCGCTGGCGTTCGCGTGCGACCTGCGGGTGGTGTCGGAGAAGGCGCGGTTCGTGATGTCGTTCGCGAACGTGGGGCTGACGGCGGACTCCGGGGCGTCCTGGACGCTGCCCCGGCTGGTCGGGGCCGGGCGGGCGGCGGAGCTGCTGCTGCTCGGCGAGCCGGTGGGGGCCGAGGAGGCGCTGCGGATCGGGCTGGTGAACCGGGTGGTGCCCGGCGAGGAGCTGGCCGGGTCGGCGCACGCGCTGGCCGCGCGGCTGGCGGCCGGGCCGACGGTGGCCTACGCGAAGATCAAGGAGGCGCTCGCGGCGGCCTGGGGGACGCTCGACGAGTCGCTGGCCGTGGAGGCGCGCACGCAGGCCGAGGCCGGGGCCACCGAGGACCACCGCGAGGGGGTCGCGGCGTTCGTGGGCAAGCGGGAGGCGCGGTTCACCGGGCGGTAG
- a CDS encoding CocE/NonD family hydrolase encodes MIQLTVKEDLVRRSLALLLAPLLLLPATASPATAASAASAPSASAEAQAASITYRTIPGEGGAPLRAFVVAPTGSGPHPLLVMPSSWAVSGIEYVGAAAKLAYRSGYAVISYTSRGFHDSGGEIDVAGTATVADVSRVIDWGITNLDADPARIGVAGISYGGGQSLLAAAADPRVRAVAALSTWSDLARSLYPNETVSSQAVDLLLTAGKLTGRPGQVLRDAETAYREGRFEDVVPISPPRSPSTKVPALSRAAVLIGNAWNDGLFPPGQITDLFSELTGPKRLLLTPGDHATAELFGAAGLPNEVWDAVGRWFDHHLRGVANGVDREAPVWLRPNNGGAWRTYPSWSAVTTARESLPLAEAGFGAGRATLADSGAVLVSGALQAFLKIPTGVALPLVDRSGAAVWTGPVLRSTTLVGGTPRARLNVTAAAETSLFAYLYEVNGLGLGALISHKPVVVRAGSRVVDLELEPALWQVGAGNRLALVVDTVDGRYGSVGTRGAAVTIGAGSVLEVPISG; translated from the coding sequence GTGATCCAGCTCACGGTCAAGGAGGACCTGGTGCGCCGATCACTCGCCCTGCTGCTCGCCCCCCTGCTCCTGCTCCCCGCCACCGCCTCGCCCGCCACCGCCGCGTCCGCCGCGTCCGCGCCGTCAGCGTCCGCCGAGGCCCAGGCCGCCTCGATCACCTACCGCACCATCCCCGGCGAGGGCGGCGCCCCGCTGCGCGCCTTCGTGGTCGCCCCGACCGGCTCCGGCCCGCACCCGCTCCTGGTGATGCCGTCCAGCTGGGCGGTCAGCGGCATCGAGTACGTCGGCGCCGCCGCGAAGCTCGCCTACCGGTCCGGCTACGCGGTGATCAGCTACACCAGCCGGGGCTTCCACGACTCCGGCGGCGAGATCGACGTCGCCGGGACCGCCACGGTCGCCGACGTCAGCCGCGTCATCGACTGGGGCATCACCAACCTCGACGCCGACCCGGCCAGGATCGGCGTCGCCGGGATCTCCTACGGCGGCGGCCAGTCCCTGCTCGCCGCAGCCGCCGACCCCAGGGTCAGGGCCGTGGCCGCGCTCAGCACCTGGTCCGACCTGGCCCGATCGCTCTACCCCAACGAGACCGTCAGCTCCCAGGCCGTCGACCTGCTGCTCACGGCGGGCAAGCTCACCGGCCGCCCCGGCCAGGTGCTCAGGGACGCCGAGACCGCGTACCGCGAGGGCCGGTTCGAGGACGTCGTGCCGATCTCGCCGCCCCGCTCGCCGTCCACGAAGGTCCCGGCGCTCAGCCGCGCGGCCGTGCTGATCGGCAACGCCTGGAACGACGGCCTGTTCCCGCCCGGCCAGATCACCGACCTGTTCTCGGAGCTCACCGGCCCGAAGCGGCTCCTGCTCACGCCGGGCGACCACGCCACGGCCGAGCTGTTCGGGGCCGCCGGGCTGCCCAACGAGGTGTGGGACGCGGTCGGCCGCTGGTTCGACCACCACCTGCGCGGCGTCGCCAACGGCGTCGACCGGGAGGCCCCGGTGTGGTTGCGCCCCAACAACGGCGGCGCGTGGCGGACCTACCCGTCGTGGTCGGCGGTCACCACCGCGCGCGAGTCGCTGCCGCTGGCCGAGGCCGGGTTCGGCGCGGGCAGGGCCACGCTCGCGGACAGCGGCGCGGTGCTGGTGAGCGGTGCGCTGCAGGCGTTCCTGAAGATCCCGACCGGGGTGGCGCTGCCGCTGGTGGACCGGTCGGGCGCGGCGGTGTGGACGGGCCCGGTGCTGCGGTCCACCACGCTCGTCGGCGGCACGCCCAGGGCTCGGCTGAACGTCACGGCGGCGGCCGAGACCTCGCTGTTCGCCTACCTGTACGAGGTGAACGGCCTCGGCCTCGGCGCGCTGATCAGCCACAAGCCGGTGGTGGTGCGGGCCGGGAGCCGGGTGGTCGACCTGGAGCTGGAACCCGCGCTGTGGCAGGTGGGCGCGGGCAACCGGCTGGCGCTGGTGGTGGACACCGTGGACGGCCGGTACGGCAGCGTCGGCACGCGCGGCGCGGCGGTGACCATCGGCGCCGGGTCGGTGCTGGAGGTGCCGATCTCGGGCTGA
- a CDS encoding TetR/AcrR family transcriptional regulator, producing the protein MTAARPRGRRGQGALLRDDILAAATRLLDLGGEHRVTLRAVAREAGITAPSIYPHFPDPPSVLKAAADAGRAELAALLTASATRSADPRRRLHDACHAYLDFATTRPGCYRVMSDHPDETTPGAPTTGHLAALIAECAATGRSTSTDPEADAVALWLGLHGIAHQRAAHRLFPWPADLVPDLVTALSGTTRAAAPNR; encoded by the coding sequence GTGACCGCGGCCCGGCCGCGCGGGCGCAGGGGCCAGGGCGCGCTGCTGCGGGACGACATCCTGGCCGCCGCGACCCGCCTGCTCGACCTGGGCGGCGAGCACCGCGTCACCCTGCGGGCCGTGGCCCGCGAGGCGGGCATCACCGCCCCGTCGATCTACCCGCACTTCCCCGACCCGCCCTCGGTCCTGAAGGCCGCGGCGGACGCGGGCCGCGCCGAGCTGGCCGCCCTGCTGACCGCCTCGGCCACCCGCTCGGCGGACCCCCGGCGCAGGCTGCACGACGCGTGCCACGCCTACCTGGACTTCGCCACCACCCGCCCCGGCTGCTACCGGGTCATGTCCGACCACCCGGACGAGACCACCCCAGGGGCACCGACCACCGGCCACCTCGCGGCCCTGATCGCCGAGTGCGCCGCGACGGGCCGCTCCACCAGCACCGACCCGGAGGCCGACGCGGTGGCCCTGTGGTTGGGCCTGCACGGCATCGCCCACCAGCGCGCGGCGCACCGGCTGTTCCCGTGGCCCGCCGACCTGGTGCCCGACCTGGTCACCGCGCTCTCCGGCACCACCCGCGCCGCCGCGCCGAACCGCTGA
- the dapD gene encoding 2,3,4,5-tetrahydropyridine-2,6-dicarboxylate N-succinyltransferase: MSTEDTTTGAHGVGLATVTSDGTVLDTWFPAPRLGETGAGTARLSPVEVAAELGEAAAKLLGVDAERDVEVVGVRVALASLDSAPADAYDVWLRLHLLSSRLVEPHGVNLDGVFGLLANVVWTNHGPCAVEGFEATRLRLRSRGAVTVYGVDKFPRMVDYVVPSGVRIADADRVRLGAHLAPGTTVMHEGFVNFNAGTLGTSMVEGRISAGVVVGDGTDVGGGASIMGTLSGGGKQVISVGERSLIGANAGIGISLGDDCVVEAGLYVTAASKVTADDGTVVKAGELSGVSNLLFIRDSVTGAVRVRARKGSGVELNSVLHAND, encoded by the coding sequence GTGAGCACCGAAGACACCACCACCGGCGCGCACGGCGTCGGACTGGCGACCGTGACCTCCGACGGGACCGTGCTGGACACCTGGTTCCCCGCGCCCCGGCTCGGCGAGACCGGGGCGGGCACCGCCCGGCTGTCGCCGGTCGAGGTCGCCGCCGAGCTCGGCGAGGCCGCGGCGAAGCTGCTCGGCGTGGACGCCGAGCGCGACGTCGAGGTCGTGGGCGTGCGCGTGGCCCTGGCCTCCCTGGACTCCGCGCCCGCCGACGCCTACGACGTGTGGCTGCGGCTGCACCTGCTGTCGTCCCGGCTGGTCGAGCCGCACGGGGTGAACCTGGACGGCGTGTTCGGCCTGCTGGCCAACGTGGTGTGGACCAACCACGGGCCGTGCGCGGTGGAGGGCTTCGAGGCCACCCGCCTGCGGCTGCGCTCGCGCGGCGCGGTCACCGTGTACGGCGTGGACAAGTTCCCGCGCATGGTCGACTACGTGGTGCCGTCGGGGGTGCGGATCGCGGACGCGGACCGGGTGCGGCTGGGCGCGCACCTGGCTCCGGGCACGACGGTCATGCACGAGGGCTTCGTGAACTTCAACGCGGGCACGCTCGGCACGTCCATGGTGGAGGGCCGGATCTCGGCCGGGGTCGTGGTCGGCGACGGCACCGACGTCGGCGGCGGCGCGTCGATCATGGGCACGCTGTCCGGCGGCGGCAAGCAGGTCATCTCGGTGGGCGAGCGGTCGCTGATCGGGGCGAACGCGGGCATCGGCATCTCGCTGGGCGACGACTGCGTGGTCGAGGCCGGGCTGTACGTGACGGCGGCCTCGAAGGTCACCGCCGACGACGGCACGGTCGTCAAGGCGGGCGAGCTGTCCGGGGTGTCGAACCTGCTGTTCATCCGCGACTCGGTGACCGGCGCGGTGCGCGTGCGGGCCCGCAAGGGCAGCGGGGTCGAGCTGAACTCGGTCCTGCACGCCAACGACTGA
- the dapE gene encoding succinyl-diaminopimelate desuccinylase — protein sequence MADTLDLTADPVTLTVALVDVPSVSGDEQRIADLVERSLREQTALEVVRSGNTVLARTNLGRERRVVLAGHLDTVPVNDNLPSRLEDGVLHGLGSVDMKGGDAVMLALAGTLTDPRHDLTFVFYDCEEVEASRNGLGRVERELPEWMSGDLAIVCEPSNGVIEAGCQGTIRVQVRATGKRAHTARGWMGVNAIHLLGDAIARLRDHESRVVEIDGCTYREGVQAVGITGGVSGNVVPDECVLTVNHRFAPDRTPAQAEAYLRELFDGYEVTVTDFAAGALPGLASPAARELVEAAGGAPVAKLGWTDVARFAALGTPAVNFGPGDPLLAHTQQENVRVNEIGHCYEVLSRFLSAMP from the coding sequence GTGGCCGACACCCTTGACCTCACCGCCGATCCCGTCACGCTGACCGTCGCGCTCGTGGACGTGCCGAGCGTCTCGGGCGACGAGCAGCGCATCGCCGACCTGGTCGAGCGGTCCCTGCGCGAGCAGACCGCCCTGGAGGTCGTCCGCTCCGGCAACACCGTCCTGGCCCGCACGAACCTCGGCCGCGAGCGGCGCGTCGTGCTCGCGGGCCACCTGGACACCGTGCCGGTCAACGACAACCTGCCCTCCCGCCTGGAGGACGGCGTGCTGCACGGCCTCGGCTCGGTGGACATGAAGGGCGGCGACGCGGTCATGCTGGCCCTCGCGGGCACGCTCACCGACCCGCGCCACGACCTCACGTTCGTGTTCTACGACTGCGAGGAGGTCGAGGCGAGCCGCAACGGCCTCGGCCGGGTCGAGCGCGAGCTGCCCGAGTGGATGAGCGGCGACCTGGCGATCGTGTGCGAGCCGTCCAACGGCGTCATCGAGGCGGGCTGCCAGGGCACGATCCGGGTGCAGGTGCGCGCCACCGGCAAGCGCGCCCACACCGCGCGCGGCTGGATGGGCGTCAACGCCATCCACCTCCTCGGCGACGCGATCGCCCGGCTGCGCGACCACGAGTCGCGGGTCGTGGAGATCGACGGCTGCACCTACCGGGAGGGCGTGCAGGCCGTGGGCATCACCGGCGGCGTCTCCGGCAACGTCGTGCCGGACGAGTGCGTGCTGACCGTCAACCACCGCTTCGCCCCCGACCGCACCCCGGCCCAGGCCGAGGCGTACCTGCGGGAGCTGTTCGACGGCTACGAGGTCACCGTCACCGACTTCGCCGCGGGCGCCCTGCCCGGCCTGGCCTCGCCCGCCGCGCGCGAGCTGGTCGAGGCGGCGGGCGGCGCCCCGGTCGCCAAGCTCGGCTGGACCGACGTGGCCCGCTTCGCCGCGCTCGGCACGCCCGCCGTGAACTTCGGCCCCGGCGACCCGCTGCTCGCCCACACGCAGCAGGAGAACGTCCGGGTGAACGAGATCGGACACTGCTACGAAGTCCTGTCGCGCTTCCTCAGCGCGATGCCCTGA
- a CDS encoding TetR/AcrR family transcriptional regulator, whose protein sequence is MENSSSGVAETAETQVTGVGAGDAGVSAGARDAGVDVPHAAGESAAEAPARKPARRRNRRGEGAKLREEIVDAATAILDEEGDERLVTLRSVARRIGIAAPSIYPHFPDQPSIMMAVVRREFEALAGQLREARDREVDPRERLVAICLAYLEVARAHPGRYRTMFGGLWMPDLDTGSITAEELMSLGNEPLEVLVVALEACVEAGQATSDDLFADAVALWMGLHGLAHQRSVTRAFPWPDDIELRIIGALAHLTGTGDGTGSAAPQPVTPQPVTPESAGPQPVTPESAGP, encoded by the coding sequence GTGGAGAACAGCAGCTCAGGGGTGGCGGAGACAGCGGAAACCCAGGTCACGGGCGTGGGCGCGGGTGACGCGGGGGTGAGCGCAGGCGCGCGTGACGCGGGCGTGGACGTCCCGCACGCGGCTGGTGAGAGCGCGGCCGAGGCTCCCGCGCGCAAGCCCGCCCGCAGGCGGAACCGGCGGGGCGAGGGGGCCAAGCTGCGGGAGGAGATCGTCGACGCCGCCACCGCGATCCTGGACGAGGAGGGTGACGAGCGGCTGGTCACGCTGCGGTCGGTCGCGCGGCGGATCGGCATCGCCGCGCCGTCCATCTACCCGCACTTCCCCGACCAGCCGTCGATCATGATGGCGGTGGTGCGGCGGGAGTTCGAGGCGCTGGCCGGGCAGCTGCGGGAGGCCCGCGACCGGGAGGTCGACCCGCGCGAGCGGCTGGTCGCGATCTGCCTGGCCTACCTGGAGGTCGCCCGCGCCCACCCCGGCCGGTACCGGACCATGTTCGGCGGGCTCTGGATGCCCGACCTGGACACCGGCTCGATCACCGCCGAGGAGCTGATGTCCCTGGGCAACGAGCCCCTGGAGGTGCTGGTCGTGGCGCTGGAGGCGTGCGTGGAGGCCGGTCAGGCCACCAGCGACGACCTGTTCGCCGACGCGGTCGCGCTGTGGATGGGGCTGCACGGGCTCGCCCACCAGCGGTCGGTCACCCGCGCGTTCCCCTGGCCGGACGACATCGAGCTGCGGATCATCGGCGCGCTCGCGCACCTCACCGGGACGGGCGACGGGACCGGTTCGGCCGCACCCCAGCCGGTCACGCCCCAGCCGGTCACGCCCGAGTCGGCCGGGCCCCAGCCGGTCACGCCCGAGTCGGCCGGGCCCTGA
- a CDS encoding TIGR00730 family Rossman fold protein, translating to MGELTVTVYCGSLSTVPQSYLDLATDVGERIAGRGWDLAWGGGKRSMMGAVAQAVRDGGRRTTGVIPRSLVEREWADSDADDLLVVETMRDRKALMEAHGDAFLALPGGIGTLEELFEVWTSRTLSMHAKPVVLLDVDGHYTGLVRWLGELRDRGFVAPAAMGMLTIIDDVDAALDACAS from the coding sequence ATGGGCGAGCTGACCGTGACGGTGTACTGCGGGTCGCTCAGCACCGTGCCGCAGAGCTACCTGGACCTGGCGACCGACGTGGGCGAGCGCATCGCGGGCCGGGGCTGGGACCTGGCCTGGGGCGGCGGGAAGCGGTCCATGATGGGCGCGGTGGCGCAGGCCGTGCGCGACGGCGGCAGGCGCACCACCGGCGTGATCCCGCGCTCCCTGGTGGAGCGCGAGTGGGCCGACAGCGACGCGGACGACCTGCTCGTGGTCGAGACCATGCGCGACCGCAAGGCGCTCATGGAGGCGCACGGCGACGCGTTCCTGGCGCTGCCCGGCGGGATCGGCACGCTGGAGGAGCTGTTCGAGGTGTGGACCTCGCGGACGCTCTCGATGCACGCCAAGCCGGTGGTGCTGCTGGACGTCGACGGGCACTACACCGGGCTGGTGCGGTGGCTGGGGGAGCTGCGCGACCGGGGGTTCGTGGCGCCCGCCGCGATGGGGATGCTGACCATCATCGACGACGTGGACGCCGCGCTGGACGCCTGCGCGAGCTGA
- a CDS encoding medium chain dehydrogenase/reductase family protein — protein MTSATATRVTEVVLPAAVEPEGLQVRVRDLPALTDGQVVLRMDATGVSFAEQQMRRGKYYDQPAFPFVPGYDVVGTVVATGPGADPALTGKRFAAVTKTGAWASHLVLDAADLVPVPDGLDAAEVETLVVNGITAWQMLHRVAKARAGATVVVLGANGGVGSTLVQLAKHAGMTVIGTASPRHHDTVRALGATPVDYRDPAMHDRIRELAPDGVDAVFDHVGGKALNESWKLLRKGGTLVSYGTAATKDAEGSSQLPILALFAQLAMWNYSPNGKGAHFYNFWAGLRNRAEFRRKLAEDLTQVLRLLADGVLTAKVAARFPLSDASAALALAESRTVLGKVVIVPEV, from the coding sequence ATGACCAGCGCCACCGCCACCCGCGTCACCGAGGTCGTCCTCCCCGCCGCGGTCGAGCCGGAGGGCCTCCAGGTCCGCGTCCGCGACCTCCCCGCCCTCACCGACGGCCAGGTGGTCCTGCGCATGGACGCGACCGGCGTCTCGTTCGCCGAGCAGCAGATGCGCCGGGGCAAGTACTACGACCAGCCCGCGTTCCCCTTCGTCCCCGGCTACGACGTGGTCGGCACGGTCGTCGCCACCGGCCCCGGCGCGGACCCCGCCCTCACCGGCAAGCGCTTCGCCGCCGTCACCAAGACCGGCGCGTGGGCCAGCCACCTGGTGCTCGACGCCGCCGACCTCGTCCCCGTCCCGGACGGCCTCGACGCGGCCGAGGTCGAGACCCTGGTGGTCAACGGGATCACCGCCTGGCAGATGCTGCACCGGGTCGCCAAGGCCCGCGCGGGCGCCACGGTCGTCGTGCTCGGCGCGAACGGCGGCGTCGGGAGCACCCTCGTCCAGCTGGCCAAGCACGCGGGCATGACCGTCATCGGCACCGCCTCGCCCCGCCACCACGACACCGTCCGCGCCCTCGGCGCCACCCCGGTCGACTACCGCGACCCCGCCATGCACGACCGCATCCGCGAGCTGGCCCCCGACGGCGTGGACGCCGTGTTCGACCACGTCGGCGGCAAGGCCCTGAACGAGTCGTGGAAGCTGCTGCGCAAGGGCGGCACGCTCGTCTCCTACGGCACCGCCGCCACCAAGGACGCCGAGGGCAGCTCGCAGCTCCCGATCCTGGCGCTGTTCGCCCAGCTCGCGATGTGGAACTACTCGCCCAACGGCAAGGGCGCGCACTTCTACAACTTCTGGGCCGGCCTGCGCAACCGCGCGGAGTTCCGGCGCAAGCTCGCCGAGGACCTCACCCAGGTGCTGCGCCTGCTCGCGGACGGCGTGCTCACCGCGAAGGTCGCCGCCCGGTTCCCGCTGTCCGACGCCTCCGCCGCGCTCGCGCTCGCCGAGTCCAGGACCGTGCTGGGCAAGGTCGTCATCGTCCCCGAGGTGTGA